One Chordicoccus furentiruminis DNA window includes the following coding sequences:
- a CDS encoding glutamine synthetase III family protein, with product MENEQLDLTGIFGEDVFDERTMQQRLPKKAYEALKNTIENGTELDPATADTIAHEMKEWAMERGATHYTHWFQPLTGVTAEKHDSFITAPKEDGTILMRLSGKELIKGEPDASSFPSGGLRATFEARGYTIWDSASPAFVRHDEGGATLCIPTAFCSYTGEALDQKTPLLRSMEAIDRESIRLLRLLGNKTSKRVTPYVGAEQEYFIIDRANYLKRMDLIFTGRTLFGAMPPKGQELDDHYFGTLRPRIASFMHDVNVELWKLGVPAKTQHNEVAPAQHELAPIYEKVNVAVDHNQLIMQTLKRVATRHGLRCLLHEKPFEGVNGSGKHNNWSLMTDDGINLLDPGKTPHENIQFLLVLTCILKAVDTHADLLCESASDVGNDRRLGGNEAPPAIISVFLGEQLEDVIEQLVSTGQVNRSKSGGKLATGVSYLNDISKDATDRNRTSPFAFTGNKFEFRMVGSRDSIAAPNVVLNTIVAEAFREAADVIEAAGPEKRQEAVHDLIRQYASDHQRIIFNGNGYSPSWVTEAKRRGLPIISSMVDAIPALTTDRAVKLFETFGVFTKKELTSRMEVKYETYSKDINIEARTMLELASKQLIPAIIACMKRLAESAVAVEQCGIPATVQEERLKELNTCLSEARTAMKRLEQETLAAEKNPAGRTQAVMFRDRVVPAMDELRRPIDRAEMIVDKDLWPVPSYADLMFEV from the coding sequence ATGGAGAACGAGCAGCTTGATCTGACAGGCATCTTCGGCGAAGATGTTTTCGACGAGAGAACGATGCAGCAGCGTCTGCCGAAGAAGGCCTACGAGGCGCTGAAAAATACAATTGAAAACGGAACGGAGCTGGATCCGGCGACAGCGGACACCATTGCCCATGAGATGAAGGAATGGGCGATGGAGAGGGGCGCGACCCATTATACGCACTGGTTCCAGCCTCTCACCGGCGTGACGGCGGAGAAGCATGATTCCTTCATCACCGCGCCGAAGGAGGACGGAACGATTCTTATGCGGCTCAGCGGAAAAGAGCTGATCAAGGGAGAGCCGGATGCCTCTTCCTTCCCGTCGGGCGGTCTCCGGGCTACCTTTGAGGCAAGGGGCTACACGATCTGGGACAGCGCGTCCCCGGCCTTTGTCCGGCACGACGAGGGAGGCGCGACGCTCTGCATTCCCACCGCCTTCTGCTCTTATACCGGCGAGGCGCTGGATCAGAAGACGCCGCTGCTCCGCTCGATGGAGGCGATCGACCGTGAATCCATACGGCTTCTCCGTCTTCTCGGAAACAAGACGTCAAAACGGGTGACACCGTATGTGGGCGCGGAGCAGGAATATTTCATCATCGACCGCGCCAACTACCTGAAACGGATGGATCTGATCTTCACGGGACGGACGCTGTTCGGCGCGATGCCGCCGAAGGGCCAGGAGCTGGACGATCATTATTTCGGGACGCTCCGGCCGAGGATCGCCTCCTTCATGCATGACGTGAACGTGGAGCTGTGGAAGCTGGGCGTGCCCGCGAAGACACAGCACAATGAGGTGGCTCCGGCTCAGCACGAGCTGGCACCGATTTACGAGAAGGTCAACGTGGCGGTGGATCACAATCAGCTGATCATGCAGACGCTGAAAAGAGTGGCGACGCGCCACGGCCTCCGCTGCCTGCTTCATGAGAAGCCCTTCGAGGGCGTCAATGGGTCAGGCAAACACAACAACTGGTCTCTGATGACGGACGACGGGATCAATCTTCTCGATCCCGGGAAGACGCCGCATGAGAACATTCAGTTCCTGCTGGTTCTGACCTGTATCTTAAAGGCGGTGGATACCCACGCGGACCTGCTCTGCGAATCGGCTTCGGATGTCGGAAACGACCGCCGCCTGGGCGGAAACGAGGCGCCGCCCGCCATCATCTCGGTGTTCCTCGGAGAGCAGCTTGAGGATGTGATCGAGCAGCTGGTGTCTACCGGCCAGGTGAACCGATCCAAGTCCGGCGGCAAGCTGGCGACCGGCGTTTCCTACCTCAACGACATCAGCAAGGACGCCACCGACCGGAACCGCACCTCACCCTTCGCGTTCACCGGGAACAAGTTTGAGTTCCGCATGGTCGGATCGCGGGATTCCATCGCCGCGCCCAACGTGGTGCTGAACACCATCGTCGCGGAGGCCTTCCGCGAGGCGGCGGACGTGATTGAGGCGGCCGGACCGGAGAAACGGCAGGAGGCGGTGCATGATCTGATCAGGCAGTACGCGTCAGACCATCAGCGCATCATCTTCAACGGAAACGGCTACTCGCCGAGCTGGGTCACGGAGGCGAAGAGGCGGGGACTTCCGATTATCTCGTCGATGGTGGACGCGATCCCGGCTCTGACGACGGACCGCGCCGTGAAGCTTTTCGAGACGTTCGGCGTCTTCACGAAGAAGGAACTGACCAGCCGGATGGAGGTCAAATACGAGACCTACTCGAAGGACATCAACATCGAGGCAAGGACGATGCTGGAGCTGGCGAGCAAGCAGCTGATTCCGGCGATCATCGCCTGCATGAAGCGTCTGGCGGAGAGCGCGGTGGCCGTGGAGCAGTGCGGGATTCCCGCGACGGTGCAGGAGGAGCGCCTGAAGGAGCTCAATACCTGCCTCTCCGAAGCCCGGACCGC